ATGTCTTCCAGCCAGTTTCTGATTTCATCCCAGGGCCGTGTCGAGAGGTATTCCAGAAACAGGGGCAGATAATCGGGCAATTCCCGGGCGTCGATCTCAAGGCCGTTGGCGCGGTATTCCTCCATCAGGTCAACCATCGCCTGGCCCCGATCCCGGGATTCGCCGTGAACGTGTTCAAACAGCAGCAGTGAGGTCGCTCTGCCCCGGTCGAAGGTGCCCACGTAGTTTTCCTGCATGTCGAGCAGGTTGCCGTCACACACCAGGTCAAGGCACCGCAGAAGCTGTTCCTTGCTCTTCCCCGGCAGCCGGCTGTCCTCCAGAACAGCCGCGACCATTGCGTCTTTGGAGGCCTGGAGCTCCTCGGTGGGGTACTCAAGCACCCGTGCTATTACTTTTAGAAGTTGCATCCCGGTCTCCCTATTCCTGCAGCTGCTTCGGGTCCACCTGCTTAACCGTGGACAGTTTCTGGACCATGCTGGTGGTCTGCCTGCGGCCGCCGAACATGTTGAATTTGCTATCACCATTGCAGCCGTCACCAAAGCTGAAACCGCAGCCATTGCGTTCACCGTGGGCGCTGGCGTCCGGGAAGGCCTCTTTCGCCAGCTCGCGGTGGCTGGTGGGGATCACGAAGCGGTCTTCGTAATCTGCGATTGCCAGGTAGCGGTACATCTCATCCGCCTGGGCCTTGGTCAGACCACACTCCTGCAACGCCCGCAGGTCTTCCTTGCCCTCGACGGTCTCGGCACGCTTGTACAGACGCATGGCCATGATTCGCTTGAGAGCCAGCACAATGGGCTTTTCGTCACCCGCGGTCAGCATGTTGGCCAGGTACTTGACCGGAATCCGCAGACTTTCGATTTTCGGCAGGACGCCGTCGAACTCGACCCTGCCGGCTTCCGCCGCGGACTGGATCGGGCTCAGGGGCGGCACGTACCAGACCATGGGCAGGGTGCGGTATTCCGGGTGCAGCGGCAGGGCCAGTTTCCAGTCCACCGCCATCTTGTAGACCGGGCTGCGCTGGGCCGCCTCGATCACGTTCATGGGCACGCCGTCTTTCTTCGCCTGCTCGATCACGGCCGGATCAAACGGGTCCAGGAAGATTTCCAGCTGCTTCTCGTAAAGCTCATGCTCGCCCGGGGCGCTGGCCACTTCTTCAATGCGGTCTGCGTCGTACAGGAGCACACCGAGGTAGCGAATCCGGCCTACACAGGTCTCGGAGCACACGGTGGGCATGCCGGCTTCGATCCGCGGGTAGCAGAAGATGCACTTCTCGGACTTGCCGGTTTTCCAGTTGAAGTAGATCTTCTTGTAGGGGCAGCCGGAGACACACATCCGCCAGCCACGGCACTTGTCCTGGTCGATCAGCACGATGCCGTCTTCTTCCCGCTTGTAGATGGCGCCGCTGGGGCAGCTGGCCACACAGGTGGGGTTGAGGCAGTGCTCGCACAGACGCGGCAGGTACATCATGAAGGTGTTTTCAAACTGGCCGTAGATGTCCGCCTGCACCTGGTCAAAGTTCTTGTCCTTACGGCGCTTTGCAAACTCGGTGCCCAGAATCTCTTCCCAGTTCGGGCCCCACTCGATTTTCTGCATGCGCTGGCCGGAGATCAGCGAACGCGGCCGGGCCACCGGCTGATGCTTGCTGTCGCCGGCGGTGTGCAAATGCTGGTAATCGAAATCGAACGGCTCGTAGTAGTCGTCGATCTGGGGCAGGTCCGGATTGGCGAAGATGTTCGCCAGGATCCGGAAGCGGCCACCGATTTTCGGGCGGATCTTGCCGGAACTGTCACGCATCCAGCCGCCCTTCCATTTGTCCTGGTTTTCCCACTCTTTGGGGTAGCCGATACCGGGCTTGGTTTCGACGTTGTTGAACCAGGCATACTCCATGCCTTCACGGCTGGTCCATACGTTTTTACAGGTCACTGAACAGGTGTGGCAACCGATGCACTTGTCCAGGTTCAGCACCATGCCGACTTGGGAACGGATCTTCATTTTACAACCTCCTGAACAGTGTCATTGCCTTCGCCATCGAGCCAGTCGACGTTGTGCATCTTGCGAACCACCACGAACTCGTCGCGGTTGGAGCCTACGGTGCCATAGTAGTTGAAGCCGTAGGAATACTGGGCGTAGCCGCCGATCATGTGGGTCGGCTTCGGGCATACCCGGGTGACAGAGTTGTGAATACCACCGCGGGTACCGGTGATTTCCGACCCCGGAATATTCACGATCCGCTCCTGGGCGTGGTACATCATCACCATGCCCGGCATGACCCGTTGGCTGACCACCGCCCGGGCCGCGATGGCACCGTTGGCGTTGAACAGCTCGATCCAGTCGTTGTCCTCAATCTGCATCTCTTTGGCGTCGTCTTCGCTCAGCCACACGATGGGGCCGCCGCGGGACAGGGTCAGCATCAACAGGTTGTCGCTGTAAGTGCTGTGAATACCCCACTTCTGGTGAGGGGTAATCCAGTTCAACGCTTTCTCCGGGTGACCGTTGCCGCGCTGGTTGAGCATGTGGCTGACGGTTTTGGTGTTGATCGGCGGGCGATACACCAGCAGGCTCTCCCCGAAGGCACGCATCCACTCGTGGTCCTGGTAGAACTGCTGGCGGCCGGTCAGGGTGCGCCAGGGGATCAGCTCGTGCACGTTGGTGTAACCGGCGTTGTAGGACACGTGCTCGTCTTCCAGGCCAGACCAGGTCGGGCTGGATATGATCTTGCGCGGCTGCGCTACGATGTCCCTGAAGCGGATTTTTTCCTCTTCCTTGTTCCTCGCCAGATGGGTGTGATCCAGGCCGGTGAACTCGGACAAGGCTGCCCAGGCTTTTACCGCCACCTGGCCATTGGTTTCCGGCGCCAGGGTCAGAATCACTTCCGCCGCATCAATGGCGCTTTCAATCTTCGGCCGGCCGGCGTTGGCTCCGTCGATGTGCTTGTAGTTCAGATCACCCAGGAACTTCACTTCCTTCTCGGTATTCCAGTTGATGCCCTTGCCACCATTACCCAGCTTGTCCATCAGCGGGCCAAGGGAGGTGAAGCGCGCGTAGGTGTTCGGGTAGTCCCGTTCAACGGTGATGAAGTTGGGCGCGGTCTTGCCCGGGATCAGGTCGCATTCGCCCCGCTTCCAGTCCTTCACGTCAAAGGGCTGGCCCAGTTCCGCCGGTGCGTCGTGCAGCAGTGGCAGAGTCACTACGTCTTTCTCGACACCCAGGTGGCCCTCGGTCGCTTTCGAGAAGGCTTTGGCAATGCCCTTGTAGATCTCCCAGTCACTGCGGGCTTCCCAGGCCGGATCGGTGGCCGCGGTCAGCGGGTGGATGAACGGGTGCATGTCCGAGGTGTTCAGATCGTTCTTCTCGTACCAGGTGGCCGTGGGAAGAACGATGTCCGAATACAGACAGGTGGTGGACATGCGGAAATCCAGGGTCACCAGCAGGTCGAGCTTGCCTTCCGGCGCCTCGTCATGCCACTTGACCTCTTTCGGCTTGGCGCCACCTTCATGGCCCAGGTCCTTGCCCTGCAGACCGCTCTTGGTGCCCAGCAGGTACTTGAGCATGTACTCGTGGCCCTTACCGGAAGAGCCCAGCAGGTTGGACCGCCAGATGAACATATTGCGCGGATGGTTCTGGGGCGCTTCCGGATCTTCACTGGCAAACGCCAGGGATCCGTCCTTCATGGATTGCGCCACGTAGTCCGAGACTTCCATGCCGGCTTTTTCCGCCTCGGCAGCAATACCCAGCGGGTTACGGTTCAGCTGCGGGGCAGACGGCAGCCAGCCCATGCGCTCGGCGCGCACGTTGTAGTCGATCAGGCTGCCACCGAATTTGGACTTGTCCGCCAGCGGCGACAGGATTTCATCGACACCCAGTTTCTCGTAGCGCCACTGGCCGGAGTGGGCGTAGAAGAAAGAGGTGGAGTTCATGTGCCGGGGCGGACGCTGCCAGTCCAGGCCAAAGGCCAGCGGCTGCCAGCCGGTCTGTGGGCGCAGCTTCTCCTGGCCAACATAGTGGGCCCAGCCACCACCGCTTTGTCCGACACAGCCACACATGATCAGCATATTGATCAGGCCGCGGTAGTTCATGTCCATGTGGTACCAGTGGTTCATACCGGCACCAACGATGACCATGGAGCGGCCTTTGGTCTTGTCAGCGTTGTCGGCAAACTCACGGGCAATGCGGATCACTTTCTCGGCGGGGACGCCGGTGATCTTTTCCTGCCAGGCCGGAGTGTACGGCTTGATTTCGTCGTAGGAGGTGGCACCGTCATCCTCGCCCAGACCACGGCTGATGCCGTAGTTGGCGACCATCAGGTCATAGACGGTGACCACGCGCCCCTCTGTTCCATCCGCCAGCTGTACCTTGCGGCTGCCAAGCTTGTGGGTGAGGGTGTCGGAGACTTCCACGCTTTTGAAATAGTCGTGTTCAATGCCGCCGAAATAGGGAAAAGCGACATCCACAACGTCATCGTGCTTTTCTACCATCGACAGCTGCAGTTCTACCTCGGAATCGCCGGCAGTCTGCTTGAGGTTCCACTTGCCCTTCTGACCCCAGCGGTAGCCGATTGAACCATTGGGTGCAGTCAGCTGATTGGTTTTCTGGTCAATGGCGATGGTCTTCCACTCGGGGTTGTTCTCCTCCCCCAGACCGTCCACCAGATCACTGGCCCGCAGGAAGCGACCCGGAACGTAGCGGCCGTCTTCCCGCTGCTCCAGCATGACCAGGTACGGCATATCGGTGTAACGACGTACATAGTCGGTGAAGTATTCGCTGGGCTTGTCGACGTGGAATTCCTTCAGAATCACGTGGCCCATGGCCATACCCAGCGCGGCATCGGTGCCCTGCTTCGGGTTCAGCCACTCGTCGGAGAGCTTGGACACTTCCGCGTAATCCGGCGTGATCGCAACGGTCTTGGTGCCCTTGTAACGCACCTCGGTGAAGAAGTGGGCATCGGGGCTGCGGGTCTGGGGCACGTTTGAGCCCCAGGCAATGATGTATCCGGAGTTATACCAGTCGGCAGATTCCGGCACGTCGGTCTGCTCGCCCCAGGTCTGGGGAGAGGCCGGCGGCAGGTCGCAATACCAGTCGTAGAAGCTCATGCACACGCCACCAATCATCGACAGGTAGCGGCTGCCAGCGGCGTAGGACACCATGGACATGGCCGGGATCGGAGAGAAGCCGAGAATCCGGTCCGGGCCGTATTTTTTAGCGGTATACACATTGGACGCCGCGATCAGTTCGTTGACTTCGTCCCAGCTGGAACGCACAAAACCGCCCATACCCCGACGGGGCTTGTACTCGGCGGTTTTCTTCGGGTCTTCCACGATGGAAGCCCAGGCGTCCACCGGGTCCGTGTGCTCAACTTTCGCCGCGCGCCACAGCTGCATCAGGTGCTTGCGCATCAGCGGGTACTTCAGGCGGTTGGCGCTGTACATGTACCAGGAATAGCTGGCGCCCCGGGGGCAGCCGCGGGGCTCGTGGTTGGGCAGGTCCGGACGGGTGCGGGGGTAATCGGTCTGCTGGGTCTCCCAGGTGACCAGACCGTTCTTGACGTAGATTTTCCAGCTGCAGGAGCCGGTACAGTTCACGCCGTGGGTGGAACGCACAATCTTGTCGTGTTGCCACCGACGGCGGTAGCTGTCTTCCCATTCACGGCTGACGTTGTGGGTTTCACCGTGGCCGTTGGCGAACGGCTCGCGCTTCTTCCTGAAGTAGTTCAGCTTGTCGATCAGATGACTCATGGTTTTCTCTCCGCTCTCTCGGATCTCTCGGCTCTGTCCGCTTATCGCACGCTCTCCGTCGGACGGATCGGCGTTCAGCTCTGAGATCATTGTGTGCGAGAAAAACCTCGATATCTGCGGGGTTACTACCACATAACCCGTCTCTACTCCCCAGGTGGTATGAGAGCTATACACCCTTGTGTAACAACGCCTGACGCTCTGCACGGCGGTTATCCCTGGCAAACATCACCAGGCTGGCGCCCACCAGAACAAAAGGAATCATGAACATGGCTGTACCCACACCGACCCAATCAATCACGGCGCCAAACAACACGGGCAAAAGGAAAGCCACCAGGCAGGCAGTGGACAGCAGGACACCGGCAAAAAGCGCCGCGACATCAGGACTGCGGGCAATAACCAGACGCTGAAGGCCACCCATGGAACAACCCAGCGCCAGACCCAGCAGCACAATCAGCAGGCCTTCGAGGAAAAGTGGCAGCGCCAGTTCCAGCGCAATGATCGAATCCACTCCGTAAATCGCCAGGGTCATGGGCGGATAGGACAGAACAAACAGAGCCAGCAGCGCGACCGCCAGCGAGCGCAGGATGACCGGCCCGGCACCAAAGCGGTCTGAAAGCGCGCCGCCGACAATCTGGGCAAGGGCGCCGGGAACCACAAACCATATTGCCAACCGGGCGCCTGTTTCCATCGTCAGTAAAAAACGGAATGCCATAAAATCCGGGAGCCACAGCGCCAGCGAGAAAAAGCTGCCTGCGACTACCCCGAAATACAGGCACAGCCGCAAACTCGAGGGGTTGGCCAGGCGCCCGACCAACTGACGGGCAGCGGTTTCGCGATCACTCCGGGCTTCCGGTTCGTCCGTCAACAACACAAGCAACGCGGCCACCAGCAGCAGAACGATCAGGTAGGCAATCGGTACGCCTTCCCAGGAAAACGCCTGCAGGATCACCGGCACAAGGTAGTAGTTGAAGCCTGCGCCAGTCACCCCCGCACCAAACAGGCCCAGCGCCAGCCCTGCCCTGCGGGCGGGCGTGTGGGAAGTCACAAACCCAAGACCGGCGCTGTAGAACCCGCCACCAAGACCCAGCCCCACGGCCACCAGCAGATAGCCGACCCAGGTTTTCACAACAAGCAGGAACACCATCGATACCGCCAGCCCCAGAAGGCAGGCAATCATTACCCGCCTGGCCCCTGAACGTTGGGCGGCAATGCCGGCCGGCACCGCGAACAGGGCACCAGAGGCCATGGGCATGGCCAGCAAAAGACCGAGCTGCAGGCTATCAAGGCCAAGGGCGCTCCGCAGGTGAATGCCGGCTGCCGCAAAAATGGTCCAGCAACCGGAAGCAACCACAAAACCGACCAGCGCCAGCGGAAGGACCACCGCCAGCGACGTCAGGCTGTCAGCCTCATTTTCCTCGTCCACCTTCGACGGCCCCATGGCATTACCTTTAATAAGTAGACTTTAAGTGTCATGTTTTGCCCTGCAAAGCGTCAAAGACTACGATGGAATATCACCAGTAGGGGTAATCCGGAGTCGTGTTTTAACCTCAAGTGGGTACACTACCGGTGAAAAGAAGATCAGAACGCCATTTGACTGGCGGTTTCCGGAAGGCATCGAATGACAGGTAACAGCCCCCTCGTAAAACGCATCGCCATTGTTGTTGGCGCTGTCGTGCTCACGGCGGTTGTCAGCATGGCAACAACCCTGGGGGTATCGCGCAGCATCGAGGGCAATGCCACGGCCATCAATATTGCCGGATCGTTACGAATGGGCGCCTATGAGCTGCTTGCACGTTCAAGCACCCGCGAAAGCGAGTCCGCCGGTTTCATTGCACAGCTTGATGCCTACGAAGCCAGAATGGCCCATCCGGAATTCACCCGATCGATTCCGGACACCGACGATCATCCGCTTTCCCGCCAATACCAGACCATGCGATCACTTTGGCTCGAGTCTCTGCGTCCGGCGTTAACCGCCAAGGCTGGCAGCAGCAACCAGGTCGCGATGGAAAACCTGCTCGGCCTGACCCGTCAGTATGTAGCGGAGGCGGACCAACTGGTCAGCATGCTGGAAGACCGGACGGAGGCACGCATTGATCTTCTGCACCTTATCCAGATCGTCAGCCTCGTGCTTTCCATCGTCATTATCAGTGGCCTGTTTCTGGATCTGAAAAACCGGGTACTGCGGCCACTGCGCAAGCTGGTGAATATCGCGGACGCGGTCAGGCAACAGGATTTTTCCAGGAAGGCCAGGTTCAGTGGCTCGGATGAACTTTCACAGCTTGGCATTGCCTTCGATCAGATGACCAGCGAGCTGGCCCTGAGCTACCACGAATTAAAAGAAGAAGCCCGCGGCAAGACCCGTGAACTGGAGCGCAGCCACGCAGCCCTGGAGCTGCTTCATTCCGCCAGCCGCTCGCTGTTTGCCAACCATGACCTTTGCAGTGGCGCGATACCCATGCTCCAGGATCTCGAACAGTTACTGGGCATTGGCCCGATCCGGCTATTCCTCCACGACAAGCATTCCAGCGAACCGGTAGAGGCAATTACCACCTCCACCAAGGATCGGCCTTTCTATTGCAAGGATCATCACTGCAACGCTTGTCTGGTGACCCCGGAAGTGTTTGACGAACTGCCCTCGGAAGACAATGACGGTCGCCGATTGCTGCTGCCCATTCGCACGCCGGGACAGTTGCTGGGCACCCTGGAGGTCTGGTACCCGGCCAGCACCGGGCTGCCGGAAACTTCGCGCCGCCTGCTGGAAACCCTGAGCGACCAACTGGCCACCGCGATTTTCCTGGAGCGACAGATCACCGAAGAGCAGCAACTGACCCTGGCAGAAGAGCGTGCCGTGATTGCCCGGGAACTACACGACTCACTAGCCCAGTCGCTGTCATATCTGAAGATGCAGGTATCGCGCCTGCGCCGTTTGAACATCGCCGGGGAACATGAAGAAGTCCACCACAACATTCTGGAAGAGTTGAGCAATGGCCTGAACAGTGCCTATCGTCAGCTGAGGGAATTGCTGACCACCTTCCGCCTGAAACTGGACACCCCGGACCTGGCTACTGCCCTGGCCCAGACCGCACACGAATTCTCGGAGCGGCTGGGCAGTGAAGTAAAACTGGAATACCGCTTGCCTCCGCAGACACTGTCGCCAAACGAGGAGATCCATACACTACAGATCGTCCGTGAGGGTCTGGCCAATGCAGTCAAACACTCTGACGCATCAGAAATCGTGGTACAGGTACTGTTTGAGTCGCCGCGGGTACAGGTCAGAATACTGGACAACGGCAAAGGACTTCCCTCGAGTGATCAGCCGGCTCACCACTATGGCCTAATTATCATGCAGGACCGAGCACGCACCCTGGGTGGAAAAGTCAGCGTGAGAAATCGCGACAGCGGCGGTGTGGAAGTCGCCCTGAGTTTTGTACCCAAGAGCCGGCACCTGATTACGTCAGAGCCGGCCATCAGTCAGTCTTTACAACAATCCGTTAAAGAATGAGAAGCACTATGCCAGACAAACTGTCAGACACACCCGCAGGTATTCTGTTGATCGACGATCACCCTCTATTGCGCCAGGGCATCAAGCAACTGATCGACATGGAAGACGACATGCAGGTGGTAGGCCAGGCCAGCAACGCCGCCGACGGTATCCGCCTGGCACAGGAACTTGAGCCGGACCTGATACTGATGGACCTGAACATGCCGGAAATGAACGGTATCGAGGCTCTTAAAAAATTGCGGGAAGAAAGCGTCAGTTCGCGGATCATCATGTTCACGGTCTCGGATCACGAAGATGATGTTGTCGCCGCACTGAGAGCCGGCGCTGACGGCTACCTGCTGAAGGACATGGAACCGGAGGACATGATCGGGCAGCTACACCAGGCGGCGGTGGGCAAGCTGGTGATCAGTGATCGCCTGACCACCCTGCTGGCACAGGCACTGCGCTCCCAGAAACCCCAACAGACATCCCGCCCGGACTTCGACAGCCTGACCCCGCGGGAAAAAGACATTCTGCGCCTGATTGCCGAAGGCCTGTCCAATAAGATGATCGGCCGCAAGCTGGATATCAGCGACGGCACCGTGAAGGTTCATGTGAAGCACCTTCTGAAGAAACTGAACCTGCGCTCACGGGTGGAAGTGGCAGTGTGGGCCGTGGAGGAAGGTTTGCACAAAGCTTAAGTTACATGCGCCCTGGGCAAGCCTGCTTCCGTGATCGCCCTTTCAGGCGGACGGTCGAATGACATCCTCGGGATTCCTTTTTCGAGACTGGTCCCGGCGCTCTTCACGGCGACGTTTCAGCTGGTTGGATTTGAACTCGTTGTCGACCAGGTCCAGCCATTTCAGATGCTGGTTCCACGCCTCGTCTGTCATGTTCTCGGGCTTTTTACAGGCCATGATTGCCTCCTGATGCTCAGAGAAATATCAGCAATTGCCGACGCACCTTGAACGTGCATC
This DNA window, taken from Marinobacter halotolerans, encodes the following:
- a CDS encoding MFS transporter; amino-acid sequence: MGPSKVDEENEADSLTSLAVVLPLALVGFVVASGCWTIFAAAGIHLRSALGLDSLQLGLLLAMPMASGALFAVPAGIAAQRSGARRVMIACLLGLAVSMVFLLVVKTWVGYLLVAVGLGLGGGFYSAGLGFVTSHTPARRAGLALGLFGAGVTGAGFNYYLVPVILQAFSWEGVPIAYLIVLLLVAALLVLLTDEPEARSDRETAARQLVGRLANPSSLRLCLYFGVVAGSFFSLALWLPDFMAFRFLLTMETGARLAIWFVVPGALAQIVGGALSDRFGAGPVILRSLAVALLALFVLSYPPMTLAIYGVDSIIALELALPLFLEGLLIVLLGLALGCSMGGLQRLVIARSPDVAALFAGVLLSTACLVAFLLPVLFGAVIDWVGVGTAMFMIPFVLVGASLVMFARDNRRAERQALLHKGV
- a CDS encoding nitrate reductase subunit alpha, yielding MSHLIDKLNYFRKKREPFANGHGETHNVSREWEDSYRRRWQHDKIVRSTHGVNCTGSCSWKIYVKNGLVTWETQQTDYPRTRPDLPNHEPRGCPRGASYSWYMYSANRLKYPLMRKHLMQLWRAAKVEHTDPVDAWASIVEDPKKTAEYKPRRGMGGFVRSSWDEVNELIAASNVYTAKKYGPDRILGFSPIPAMSMVSYAAGSRYLSMIGGVCMSFYDWYCDLPPASPQTWGEQTDVPESADWYNSGYIIAWGSNVPQTRSPDAHFFTEVRYKGTKTVAITPDYAEVSKLSDEWLNPKQGTDAALGMAMGHVILKEFHVDKPSEYFTDYVRRYTDMPYLVMLEQREDGRYVPGRFLRASDLVDGLGEENNPEWKTIAIDQKTNQLTAPNGSIGYRWGQKGKWNLKQTAGDSEVELQLSMVEKHDDVVDVAFPYFGGIEHDYFKSVEVSDTLTHKLGSRKVQLADGTEGRVVTVYDLMVANYGISRGLGEDDGATSYDEIKPYTPAWQEKITGVPAEKVIRIAREFADNADKTKGRSMVIVGAGMNHWYHMDMNYRGLINMLIMCGCVGQSGGGWAHYVGQEKLRPQTGWQPLAFGLDWQRPPRHMNSTSFFYAHSGQWRYEKLGVDEILSPLADKSKFGGSLIDYNVRAERMGWLPSAPQLNRNPLGIAAEAEKAGMEVSDYVAQSMKDGSLAFASEDPEAPQNHPRNMFIWRSNLLGSSGKGHEYMLKYLLGTKSGLQGKDLGHEGGAKPKEVKWHDEAPEGKLDLLVTLDFRMSTTCLYSDIVLPTATWYEKNDLNTSDMHPFIHPLTAATDPAWEARSDWEIYKGIAKAFSKATEGHLGVEKDVVTLPLLHDAPAELGQPFDVKDWKRGECDLIPGKTAPNFITVERDYPNTYARFTSLGPLMDKLGNGGKGINWNTEKEVKFLGDLNYKHIDGANAGRPKIESAIDAAEVILTLAPETNGQVAVKAWAALSEFTGLDHTHLARNKEEEKIRFRDIVAQPRKIISSPTWSGLEDEHVSYNAGYTNVHELIPWRTLTGRQQFYQDHEWMRAFGESLLVYRPPINTKTVSHMLNQRGNGHPEKALNWITPHQKWGIHSTYSDNLLMLTLSRGGPIVWLSEDDAKEMQIEDNDWIELFNANGAIAARAVVSQRVMPGMVMMYHAQERIVNIPGSEITGTRGGIHNSVTRVCPKPTHMIGGYAQYSYGFNYYGTVGSNRDEFVVVRKMHNVDWLDGEGNDTVQEVVK
- a CDS encoding histidine kinase, with the translated sequence MTGNSPLVKRIAIVVGAVVLTAVVSMATTLGVSRSIEGNATAINIAGSLRMGAYELLARSSTRESESAGFIAQLDAYEARMAHPEFTRSIPDTDDHPLSRQYQTMRSLWLESLRPALTAKAGSSNQVAMENLLGLTRQYVAEADQLVSMLEDRTEARIDLLHLIQIVSLVLSIVIISGLFLDLKNRVLRPLRKLVNIADAVRQQDFSRKARFSGSDELSQLGIAFDQMTSELALSYHELKEEARGKTRELERSHAALELLHSASRSLFANHDLCSGAIPMLQDLEQLLGIGPIRLFLHDKHSSEPVEAITTSTKDRPFYCKDHHCNACLVTPEVFDELPSEDNDGRRLLLPIRTPGQLLGTLEVWYPASTGLPETSRRLLETLSDQLATAIFLERQITEEQQLTLAEERAVIARELHDSLAQSLSYLKMQVSRLRRLNIAGEHEEVHHNILEELSNGLNSAYRQLRELLTTFRLKLDTPDLATALAQTAHEFSERLGSEVKLEYRLPPQTLSPNEEIHTLQIVREGLANAVKHSDASEIVVQVLFESPRVQVRILDNGKGLPSSDQPAHHYGLIIMQDRARTLGGKVSVRNRDSGGVEVALSFVPKSRHLITSEPAISQSLQQSVKE
- the narH gene encoding nitrate reductase subunit beta, which gives rise to MKIRSQVGMVLNLDKCIGCHTCSVTCKNVWTSREGMEYAWFNNVETKPGIGYPKEWENQDKWKGGWMRDSSGKIRPKIGGRFRILANIFANPDLPQIDDYYEPFDFDYQHLHTAGDSKHQPVARPRSLISGQRMQKIEWGPNWEEILGTEFAKRRKDKNFDQVQADIYGQFENTFMMYLPRLCEHCLNPTCVASCPSGAIYKREEDGIVLIDQDKCRGWRMCVSGCPYKKIYFNWKTGKSEKCIFCYPRIEAGMPTVCSETCVGRIRYLGVLLYDADRIEEVASAPGEHELYEKQLEIFLDPFDPAVIEQAKKDGVPMNVIEAAQRSPVYKMAVDWKLALPLHPEYRTLPMVWYVPPLSPIQSAAEAGRVEFDGVLPKIESLRIPVKYLANMLTAGDEKPIVLALKRIMAMRLYKRAETVEGKEDLRALQECGLTKAQADEMYRYLAIADYEDRFVIPTSHRELAKEAFPDASAHGERNGCGFSFGDGCNGDSKFNMFGGRRQTTSMVQKLSTVKQVDPKQLQE
- the narJ gene encoding nitrate reductase molybdenum cofactor assembly chaperone → MQLLKVIARVLEYPTEELQASKDAMVAAVLEDSRLPGKSKEQLLRCLDLVCDGNLLDMQENYVGTFDRGRATSLLLFEHVHGESRDRGQAMVDLMEEYRANGLEIDARELPDYLPLFLEYLSTRPWDEIRNWLEDIHHILGLLGERLYQRESLYHVLMDSLLVLSGREADRQELAQIVASEERDDTPEALDKVWEEEMVKFVDDQGSSCSTGGVVGQRRRELEQTQTIHLSDQLMTDATPRQAGGA
- the narL gene encoding two-component system response regulator NarL, which encodes MSDTPAGILLIDDHPLLRQGIKQLIDMEDDMQVVGQASNAADGIRLAQELEPDLILMDLNMPEMNGIEALKKLREESVSSRIIMFTVSDHEDDVVAALRAGADGYLLKDMEPEDMIGQLHQAAVGKLVISDRLTTLLAQALRSQKPQQTSRPDFDSLTPREKDILRLIAEGLSNKMIGRKLDISDGTVKVHVKHLLKKLNLRSRVEVAVWAVEEGLHKA